The proteins below come from a single Stomoxys calcitrans chromosome 1, idStoCalc2.1, whole genome shotgun sequence genomic window:
- the LOC106089214 gene encoding cleavage and polyadenylation specificity factor subunit 4, whose product MDMILANVNHIYFKVERDLTEQVGAVPLPFFGMDKSVAAVCQFLNSKNGEECTKGAMCPFRHIRGDRTIVCKHWLRGLCKKGDQCEFLHEFDMKKMPECYFYSRFNACHNKECPFLHIDPESKIKDCPWYDRGFCRHGPHCRHRHVRRVLCMNYLSGFCPNGWSCKHMHPRFELPPSAESSKEQFQKKIPTCHFCGEFGHKASMCKNNPDNTIDQQTNRQTANVRFSHYSGQLNPVNIQPNKDTQEAANSNASTNENVDSSTNPRQSSNGPPMYQKISKPLEEITCYKCGHKGHYANKCPKGHLAFLSNQRSHK is encoded by the coding sequence ATGGATATGATACTGGCCAATGTTAACCACATATACTTTAAAGTGGAACGGGATCTAACGGAGCAAGTAGGTGCGGTACCATTGCCGTTTTTTGGCATGGACAAATCTGTGGCAGCGGTTTGTCAGTTCTTGAACTCTAAAAATGGTGAAGAGTGCACGAAGGGCGCTATGTGCCCATTTCGTCACATTCGTGGTGATCGGACTATTGTTTGTAAACATTGGTTGCGCGGTTTGTGCAAAAAAGGTGATCAGTGCGAGTTCctacacgaatttgatatgaaaAAAATGCCGGAGTGTTACTTCTATTCACGTTTCAATGCCTGCCATAATAAGGAATGTCCATTTTTGCATATTGATCCtgaaagcaaaataaaagaCTGTCCCTGGTATGATAGAGGCTTCTGTCGCCATGGACCACATTGTAGACATCGACACGTAAGAAGAGTTCTGTGTATGAATTATTTATCTGGATTTTGTCCCAATGGATGGAGTTGTAAACACATGCATCCACGGTTTGAGCTTCCGCCAAGTGCTGAATCGAGTAAAGAACAATTTCAAAAGAAGATACCAACATGCCATTTCTGTGGGGAATTTGGACATAAGGCTTCGATGTGCAAAAACAATCCAGACAATACAATCGATCAGCAAACAAACCGTCAAACGGCGAATGTCCGATTTTCTCATTATTCTGGGCAACTAAACCCGGTGAATATTCAACCAAATAAAGACACCCAAGAAGCTGCAAACAGTAATGCTAGTACAAATGAAAATGTAGATTCATCGACAAATCCACGACAATCAAGCAATGGACCTCCAATGTATCAGAAAATTTCCAAACCATTGGAGGAAATCACCTGTTACAAATGCGGGCACAAAGGCCATTATGCGAACAAATGTCCTAAGGGACATTTGGCATTCCTTTCAAATCAAAGAAGTCACAAATGA